In Formosa haliotis, the sequence TTCATTAGACAATACAAGTCCAATCCTGACTTTGGCAATTTTTAGATTCAAACCAAAAAAAGTATCGACTTCTGCTTCCCAGGCTTTCACAACTTCACCTAAAAAGGAATCATCTATTTCGGTTTCCTTTTCGTTATAATACCGAGTTAAAGAGTCCGGATATATATTAATTCCGCTTGCAGAAATAATTTGAGTCACCGTATGCTTAGGTAAAGATTTTAAACCGCGATGTAAAACACGTGTAGACAATACGCGACTATCTAAAATATCTTTTTTTACTGAAGACGTCCAGCGCTTAGAAATACTACCACCGGCTAAATGGATTATAACTTCTACATTCTTGAAACAATCGGTATCGATTTCATTATTTTCCGGATTCCAATAAAAACCTTTATAATTTTTTTGAGTTACTATTTTTTCCTTTCTGGTAGTTAAATACTTTACACTAACATCCTTCTGGAGACAAAGTTCCACTATTTTAGTTCCTAAAAGTCCGGTAGCGCCAGTAATTAAAACCCCCATTAGTTTGTATTTTAAGGCAAAAATACCAAATACAAGAGTGCTTATTACTTACATTAAGTTAGGTTTAACAGTAAACCGAACAAACTTTAGCAAATAATTATAATTTACCTTAAGTAATATCGAGATTGTATTTCTTTAACAAACCTTCTAGGTACTGACTAGAAAAACTAGCTCCTTTCATTTTATTCTGCTCGGGGTCGATTATAAAATCGTAAGCGTCTTTAAAATTTGCTAATTCTAAATTACAATTTGTAAAATAAGTATGTTGAAGGTTGCAATCTGTAAAATCTGCTTTAAATAAATCTACCTCAAAAAAAGAAGCCTGTTGTAATTCGCAATTTATAAACGCGGTATGTTTCAATTTCAAATAATCGAATTGTGCCATTTGCAGATTACAATTATTAAACTTTAAACGCAATAAAAAGGTAGACACAGTTTTAAATTGTAAACCTAATAACTTACAATTATTAAAAGTAACATCGTTAAAAGTTGTGTTTTTTATGTTGGTATTACTTAAATTACAATCTATGAATTCGCAGTCTGTAAATACCATTCCCGAAAGATTACCATTAGAAAAATCACATTGCTCGAACGAGCAGCCATAATAATCTGCACGTTCTAAAGACCCGGTTTTGTAGTCTTCATTTTTAAACAACTGATCCTCTATAATTGTATTCATAATGTTAGTTTAAACAGGTTTACGCGCTCTCAACATTTCTCTTTTCCCAGGAGGTCCAGGAATGCGTTCTACCACGAATCCTGCTGCCTGCATTGCCCGTCTCGCATTACCTTGAGCGGAATAGGTTACCAGAGTACCGTTTTCCTTTAAAGCATTAAACATAATTTTAAACACAGCTTCGCTCCATAATTCGGGTTGTACTCGCGGCCCAAAAGCATCAAAATAAATAAGATTATAAAGACCTTTATCTGCTATATCTGTAAAACTTTTCTGTTGTTTTAACAGGGAGAATCGACTAGATATTGTGTTTTTTTCTTCCCAAGGACAATCATGAAGCGCTTTAAAAATCATGTCTTTAGACCCCGATGCAATAGCATTTGCATAGTTGATATGTTGCAAATCCTGAGAAGTAATAGGATAGGCCTCAACGCCAGTATAATCAATTTTACAATCTAAACCTTCAATTTCTAAACAGGTTAAAAACGCATTTAATCCTGTACCAAAACCAATCTCTAAAATTGAGATTTCCTTTAAATTGGGTTGAGTAGAAATCGTAAAATGTAGTCCTTCTTTAATAAAAACATGCATCGCTTCTTGAATAGCGCCATGTCTAGAATGGTAAGTTTCATCTAAATCTGGTAAATAAATGGTTGAAGAACCATCTGCAGTAGTTATATAATTACGTTTCAAAATTATGGATTTCGTAAAAAATGAGTAATTAAATTAGAATCTAAAAACAGCTTTTAAGTATCTTTATTTCCTGAAATAGAAAGAGGTAAATATACACGATTTTTAAAACATTTTTAGAAATTTTATACTACTTTTAGGCTATATTTAAATACTGTTTAATTTAGTAAATTGTAATATTTTGACAAATACTATTGAAATTACAAAGGCAAAAACAAGTAAGATACAGGATGTTGATTTTGAAAATTTGTCTTTTGGAAAAGTTTTTACAGATCACATGTTTACCTGTGATTTTAAAAACGGAGCTTGGCAAAAACCTGAAATTACGCCTTATGCTCCCTTAACATTAGATCCTTCTGCACGCGTGTTCCATTATGGACAAGCCGTCTTTGAAGGTATGAAAGCGTATAAAGACGATGCCAATAAAGTCTGGTTATTTAGACCCGAAGACAACCTTAAACGTATAAATAAATCTGCTGAACGTTTGGCAATGCCTGCATTTCCTCAAGATGTATTTATGGAAGGCTTAAAAGAACTTCTAAACTTAGATGAAGCATGGGTTAAACCTGGTTTTGGAAATTCGCTTTACATTAGACCATTTGTCATTGCAACAGAACCTGCTATTGCAGCATCTCCAGCCTTAGAATATAAATTTTTAATTATATGCTCTCCTGCACAATCATATTATTCTGGAGATGTACGTGTTTTGGTTGCCGAAAAATTTAGTAGATCGGCTAACGGAGGTGTGGGATATGCAAAAGCCGCTGGTAATTATGCAGCCCAATTTTACCCAACAGATTTAGCCAATAAAGAAGGGTTTCAACAAATTATTTGGACGGATGCCGACTCTCATAAATACTTAGAAGAAGCTGGTACTATGAATGTCTTTTTTAGAATAAACGACACTTTAATAACAGCGCCTACAAGCGAACGTATTCTTGACGGAATTACACGTAAAAGTATAATTCAAATAGCACAGGATGCTGGAATAAATGTAGAAATTAGACCAATTCTTGTTAGTGAAATAGAGGAAGCAAGCAGAAATGGTTCATTGAAAGAAATTTTCGGATCTGGAACTGCTGCAGTTGTAAGTCCTATTTCCGCCTTTTCTCATAAAGGTGAATTGTTCGAAATCCCGAAACAAGAGACGAGTTTTTCTTCAATATTTAAAGAGAAATTACTTAATATTCAATACAACAAAGCTGAAGACCCTTACGGTTGGAGACAAAGTATATAACACGAAAAAGAGGCTATCTAAAAAGTTAAATTTTCGTCAACCTGAACGTGATTCAGGTTCTCACATAATTGGTTAACAATGTGATGAGATTCTAAAATAAATTTAG encodes:
- a CDS encoding TIGR01777 family oxidoreductase, which gives rise to MGVLITGATGLLGTKIVELCLQKDVSVKYLTTRKEKIVTQKNYKGFYWNPENNEIDTDCFKNVEVIIHLAGGSISKRWTSSVKKDILDSRVLSTRVLHRGLKSLPKHTVTQIISASGINIYPDSLTRYYNEKETEIDDSFLGEVVKAWEAEVDTFFGLNLKIAKVRIGLVLSNEGGALPEFKKPTELGMGAVFGNGEQWQSWIHIDDVVRVFMFLLKYCGEGTFNAVAPNPVTQSELIKSIAKTLDKPMLLPNIPKVIMKVVLGEMHHLLFSSQRVSSKKLEDQGFVFKYHNLQPALSELLE
- a CDS encoding branched-chain amino acid aminotransferase, translating into MTNTIEITKAKTSKIQDVDFENLSFGKVFTDHMFTCDFKNGAWQKPEITPYAPLTLDPSARVFHYGQAVFEGMKAYKDDANKVWLFRPEDNLKRINKSAERLAMPAFPQDVFMEGLKELLNLDEAWVKPGFGNSLYIRPFVIATEPAIAASPALEYKFLIICSPAQSYYSGDVRVLVAEKFSRSANGGVGYAKAAGNYAAQFYPTDLANKEGFQQIIWTDADSHKYLEEAGTMNVFFRINDTLITAPTSERILDGITRKSIIQIAQDAGINVEIRPILVSEIEEASRNGSLKEIFGSGTAAVVSPISAFSHKGELFEIPKQETSFSSIFKEKLLNIQYNKAEDPYGWRQSI
- a CDS encoding pentapeptide repeat-containing protein; the protein is MNTIIEDQLFKNEDYKTGSLERADYYGCSFEQCDFSNGNLSGMVFTDCEFIDCNLSNTNIKNTTFNDVTFNNCKLLGLQFKTVSTFLLRLKFNNCNLQMAQFDYLKLKHTAFINCELQQASFFEVDLFKADFTDCNLQHTYFTNCNLELANFKDAYDFIIDPEQNKMKGASFSSQYLEGLLKKYNLDIT
- the mnmD gene encoding tRNA (5-methylaminomethyl-2-thiouridine)(34)-methyltransferase MnmD; translation: MKRNYITTADGSSTIYLPDLDETYHSRHGAIQEAMHVFIKEGLHFTISTQPNLKEISILEIGFGTGLNAFLTCLEIEGLDCKIDYTGVEAYPITSQDLQHINYANAIASGSKDMIFKALHDCPWEEKNTISSRFSLLKQQKSFTDIADKGLYNLIYFDAFGPRVQPELWSEAVFKIMFNALKENGTLVTYSAQGNARRAMQAAGFVVERIPGPPGKREMLRARKPV